A single window of Pseudarthrobacter defluvii DNA harbors:
- a CDS encoding ABC transporter substrate-binding protein, protein MKKKNFRPAGIAAAALAAVLALSGCNSTSAASNTENNPYGLIQPGTVRVASLGDSKPYTFADASGNFTGFDVELFKDVAHRAGVDNVVFTGQDFSGLLAAVANGQFDAGVAAIGITDKRKQTVDFSDGYLAGYLTVITTKTSGITGVDGLAGKRLGVVQGTLQEAYAVKNFTSASLVRFPDNNTAIAAVNSGAVDAHFLDYEAAKAYEEQHGLVSAADIPSFDAPAGFAVAKGKTAFKEALNKGLAAAMEDGTWKKLYQKWFPGSPMPEQYLPKAEQTAASPAPSK, encoded by the coding sequence GTGAAGAAAAAGAATTTCCGCCCGGCCGGTATCGCCGCGGCAGCACTGGCCGCGGTCCTGGCCCTTTCCGGCTGCAACTCCACGTCAGCAGCCTCCAACACGGAGAACAACCCCTACGGCCTGATCCAGCCCGGCACCGTCCGGGTGGCCAGCCTGGGTGACTCCAAGCCATACACGTTCGCTGACGCCTCCGGGAACTTCACCGGCTTCGATGTGGAACTGTTCAAGGACGTGGCCCACCGGGCCGGTGTGGACAACGTAGTCTTCACCGGCCAGGACTTCTCCGGCCTCCTTGCCGCGGTGGCCAACGGACAGTTCGATGCTGGAGTTGCCGCTATCGGCATCACTGACAAGCGCAAGCAAACGGTGGACTTCTCGGACGGCTACCTGGCCGGCTACCTGACGGTCATCACCACCAAGACTTCCGGCATCACGGGTGTTGACGGTCTGGCGGGAAAGCGCCTGGGCGTAGTCCAGGGCACCCTGCAGGAGGCTTATGCGGTCAAGAACTTCACGTCGGCCAGCCTGGTCCGCTTCCCGGACAACAACACCGCCATCGCGGCCGTGAACAGCGGTGCAGTGGACGCACACTTCCTGGATTACGAGGCCGCAAAGGCCTATGAGGAGCAGCACGGCCTGGTCAGCGCCGCGGACATTCCGTCCTTCGACGCACCGGCCGGGTTCGCCGTAGCAAAGGGCAAAACGGCCTTCAAGGAAGCCCTGAACAAGGGCCTGGCGGCAGCCATGGAGGACGGGACCTGGAAGAAGCTCTACCAGAAGTGGTTCCCCGGTTCCCCGATGCCTGAGCAGTACCTGCCCAAGGCCGAGCAGACCGCCGCCTCCCCGGCACCGAGCAAATAA